One window of the Sander lucioperca isolate FBNREF2018 chromosome 5, SLUC_FBN_1.2, whole genome shotgun sequence genome contains the following:
- the LOC118495103 gene encoding mucin-5AC-like: MEFVEGSRGIYKPIRVLFDTPIYERALQLCWHVKSYKSKIALVIELLRLQRENRIPSKVTLEDMTDLLVEQSKDTIRVQLWEFELEDFDEEEAKPLLTLVWEVNNSMKMRDIEFEATRLLKSPEDIPPCFQHPKLVNLAQEYGRSLTEQLQSAPRSKLLSPGDVVVEVVPKVLQGFWLPPPSTFLDMPSQQLSEMAVSVTKFVLDRVSTALSTVHHRVNFFRSIRDSMVLSIQETVRQMYPQDVLRRRLNCFAAQVLNTIVDAAVKEVLLLFQPQTDTHVAANTSTKNNCTQHTQAGDLNEEPGLEEDGEPIQDPESSVLYSPPSPLTPNAEPAANIFLDVTVSSASMPRLEACSAVVPALPSSVPPTDEPLAITVIQDGLTISQIEPAEQLTPETDFAEVSSPPLPLTPATEHPVTTSVLDSNNMNERTTRKPDSSAEPTVTTSALNSEDLSEQITTEPDSVVASAPTPTVTPAEEPPTITVVQDGLTTSQIEPAEQLTPETDFAEVSSPPLPLTPATEHPVTTSVLDSNHMNERTTRKPDSSVLSLTSSKSSANIDLDETEDSSCVPSLKTPVATAHPPPLTPTITVVHDGLRISQIEPAEQPAPKADFAKGTSPPLPMTPPAEPPVMTLVLNGEDVIKELSREPDSAVTATLQALPINHDAAQDDLTISQVKVEKKSGVQRFFSWFRKTLCCCCLPEDAD, encoded by the exons ATGGAGTTCGTTGAAGGAAGCAGAGGCATCTACAAACCCATCAGGGTGTTGTTCGACACGCCCATATATGAGCGGGCTTTGCAGCTCTGCTGGCATGTGAAGTCTTACAAGTCCAAGATTGCATTGGTGATTGAACTTTTGAGGCTTCAGCGGGAAAATAGGATCCCATCTAAGGTGACTTTGGAAGATATGACAGACCTGTTGGTAGAGCAAAGCAAAGATACAATAAGAGTGCAGCTCTGGGAGTTTGAATTGGAGGACTTTGATGAGGAAGAGGCCAAGCCTCTTCTCACGCTGGTGTGGGAGGTAAACAACAGCATGAAAATGAGAGACATTGAGTTTGAAGCCACAAGGCTACTCAAGTCACCAGAAGACATCCCTCCTTGTTTTCAACATCCAAAGCTTGTTAATTTGGCTCAAGAGTACGGCAGGAGCCTGACAGAGCAGCTGCAGTCGGCCCCCAGGTCCAAACTGCTCAGCCCAGGAGATGTGGTGGTGGAGGTCGTTCCAAAAGTCCTGCAGGGCTTCTGGTTACCTCCTCCAAGCACCTTCCTCGACATGCCCTCCCAGCAGCTCAGTGAAATGGCTGTTAGTGTCACAAAGTTTGTTTTGGACCGGGTCTCCACTGCTTTGTCCACTGTGCACCATCGGGTCAACTTCTTCCGCTCCATCAGAGACAGCATGGTCCTGTCTATCCAGGAAACGGTTAGGCAGATGTACCCTCAAGATGTCCTGAGGAGAAGGCTTAACTGCTTTGCAGCACAAGTGCTGAACACTATTGTTGATGCTGCAGTGAAAGAGGTCCTTCTGCTGTTTCAGCCTCAGACCGATACCCATGTGGCTGCAAATACAAGCACCAAAAACAATTGCACCCAGCACACCCAGGCTGGAGATTTGAATGAGGAACCTGGTCTGGAGGAAGATGGAGAACCAATCCAAGATCCAGAATCATCTGTTTTGTATTCTCCACCCAGTCCTCTGACTCCCAATGCTGAACCTGCTGCCAATATtttcttggatgtaacagtatcATCTGCCTCTATGCCCCGCCTAGAAGCCTGCTCTGCTGTGGTTCCAGCTCTGCCATCTTCTGTTCCCCCTACTGATGAACCTCTTGCCATCACTGTCATTCAGGATGGTTTGACAATCAGCCAGATTGAACCAGCGGAGCAGTTGACCCCAGAGACAGACTTTGCCGAGGTGTCATCACCACCACTTCCTCTGACCCCTGCCACTGAACATCCAGTCACGACATCAGTCCTGGATAGTAACAATATGAATGAAAGGACCACCAGAAAACCTGACTCTT CTGCTGAACCCACAGTGACTACATCAGCCCTTAATAGTGAGGACTTGAGCGAGCAGATCACCACAGAACCAGACTCTGTTGTGGCTTCAGCTCCAACACCTACCGTGACCCCTGCTGAGGAACCTCCTACCATCACTGTTGTCCAGGATGGTTTGACAACCAGCCAGATTGAACCAGCGGAGCAGTTGACCCCAGAGACAGACTTTGCCGAGGTGTCATCACCACCACTTCCTCTGACCCCTGCCACTGAACATCCAGTCACGACATCAGTCCTGGATAGTAACCATATGAATGAAAGGACCACCAGAAAACCTGACTCTTCTGTCTTGTCTCTGACTAGTTCTAAATCTTCTGCAAACATTGACTTGGATGAAACAGAGGATTCTTCCTGTGTGCCCAGCCTAAAAACTCCTGTGGCTACAGCTCATCCACCACCTCTGACTCCTACCATCACTGTTGTACACGATGGTTTGAGAATCAGCCAGATTGAACCAGCTGAGCAGCCTGCACCAAAGGCCGACTTTGCTAAGGGGACATCTCCACCACTTCCCATGACTCCCCCTGCTGAACCCCCAGTCATGACTTTAGTCCTGAATGGTGAGGATGTGATCAAGGAGCTCAGCAGAGAACCAGACTCAGCTGTGACTGCGACTCTACAggctcttccaatcaaccatgaTGCAGCGCAGGATGACCTTACAATCAGCCAGGTTAAGGTTGAAAAGAAGAGTGGAGTCCAGCGCTTCTTCAGTTGGTTCAGGAAAACACTATGCTGCTGTTGCCTGCCTGAAGACGCAgactga